GCCATCTGGATCATCTTTCTTACCATGTGTCCACCTACAGCGCCGCAATCACGAGATGTAAGTGTTCCCCAATAACCATCAGCTGGAGGATTTATTCCAAGTTCATTTGCTATTTCATATT
This portion of the Thermoanaerobacterium sp. RBIITD genome encodes:
- a CDS encoding alpha/beta-type small acid-soluble spore protein; this translates as MAVGSETKNPLVVREAKQAMSKWKYEIANELGINPPADGYWGTLTSRDCGAVGGHMVRKMIQMAESQIANNGTIK